The Oncorhynchus kisutch isolate 150728-3 linkage group LG8, Okis_V2, whole genome shotgun sequence DNA segment CAAACTCAGACACCAAACTCTTTCTCCAACTCTCCCCAAATTCATCCGGTGTGTTACTGGCTGACAGTTTCTCCAACGCAGCTTGCTTGTTTTTGGCGATTCGGGCCAGCAGTTCTGGACACACTGGAGAAGAAGGTGACTCCGTCGTTCCGTTGCCTGATAGCTTCAGCTTCTTCACCCGTCCAACCTTGGTATATTGAGCAAAATGCAAGGTTGGTGAAACACGTGTGGCTGTTAATGGTGCAGCTAAAAACATTATTGGAGAACGTCTCAAATATGGTACCTTCAttgcaagcattttagccagctAGCAACATGTTCTAAATCTACTACGAAATTTCCTAAACACTGACGCCAGTGACGCCACCCCCTGTGATCGCTGATGGTAAAGATATCGCGGGATTTGTGTGTTACGGTCAAAGATGGTTTAGAATACTGGTTTGAAACCCATGTTGTATGGTCTTTTCAACGTTATCACATAAAATGTAACAATTAAATCAATTATTTTGTTAGTTAGCAAGCAGATTATTGTAATAACAGCGTCAAGACAACAAGGTACGTGCTGGTGAAACAGTATATAACCTGATTTCAATGTGTATACATGCAACTTTAGGTTAAAAGTTGTAATGTACAGAATGTTAGCTACCTAAAATAGTTACACAATTGCACAGTTTTGTATTCATGCAGCTCGCGTGCAAACAATTATTATAAATTAATAGTGCGCTAATTCTCACATGTTCTTGGGCATCCTCTCTCTCATGTTCCCCTCCCGAAGCTCTCTTCTTCGAAATGGGCGAAAAAAAAGAATTGATAGTTTTCTGCCCTATCATTTTAGTAACCTTGATTAATTTGGTAGTAGTTGACTTAGAGTTTGCTTTCCTTATTGTTCAGCAGCACTAACACAGTCCCGCTTGTTTTGAACCACTTCTCTGACAGAACATTTCCCGCCAACTTGCGATGACGTATGGTAAGGTGAACGCGCAGGGCTTCTGTCACAGTATGGTCGGCGCTATCCAacatggtctcagagcatttagtATTATTCTGTAAGTAATTTGGGACACTCGTTAGTAtgatatgtattcatttgtggctgtccatcacccatttcgtataatatgttacaaattacaaaacgtgttatatgttacgaatttgcaaaaagtgcaatgttatgttagctaggctagggttagggttaagtttaggagttaggttaaaggttagctaaaatggtcaaggttaagggaagggttagctaacatgcgaAGTAGTTGCAATGTAGCTAAAAAGTATTAAGTAGttaaaaagttgctaattagctaaaatgctaaagatGTCCATGATGAGAGTTGAACACACAATATTTGGGTTGCTAGACTTTCACTTTTTATGCCAACCCATTCACCAAGACCAACCATTGAAGTTgaaatttaaaatggttaaggcaGTGTTTACCAAACTCGGTCCTAGGGACCCCAGGGGGTGCACGTTTTGATaaattgattatttgaatcagctgtgtagtgctatggcaacaacaacaaaagagtgcaccccttggggtccccaggaccgagtttgggaaacgctgggtAAGGGtagaggttaaggtaagggttagggtttaaggGCAGGGACGTCCCAAGGACCCCGGGTGGCACTGTCCATCATAGTGTgcattttgtacctgtttacaATGGTTATAGTTCAATGTTCATACTTGAGATTAGCAAGGTATTCAACTGTAATGGCCAAGTATAGTGATATGTTGTAAACTTTCTACTCACGTATTTAGTAATTAATTATCCTATGCTATACGTTTATCTGTAGGCCTATTCCTCCTGTTATCCGTACTCCTGTGTTCTCTTTTCATTCTTGGTCTAGGACATTATTACAAGGAAGTTTTCTCATGTTGGTGAGCACAGAGCAAGGTGGCGGCTGATGGATACATTTGTGAGTCAAACCAGGAAGCGCAATATTGATGGGACaacagatgaacagagagaaCCTGTGTTGAAAAAATGTAAAGAGGAAGAATGCAATCAGGGGATTGTAAAGGAGGATGTGAAGGAGGATGCCTATTTGACTGAGTTCTCTCAGTCTTGGCAGAAGATTGAagcagagggactggactgtGACTATGCTCTACTCTTTCCTAAAGAGGAAGCAGACTGCCTCTAcacacagctggaggaggaggtaGTCTACCTCACAGGTATACAATTGTCACACTCAATTCAGTGACAGTTCAGATACATTTCTTCTTGGTATGTAAATGAGCCATTCTTATTTTGTTACAGGAGATAAAACAAAGATTCAGGTGTTTGGGAAGGTTTACAATGTCCCCAGAAAGCAGGCGTCTTGTGGGGACGCAGGACTAACCTACACCTATTCTGGAGTGAGTCTTCAGGCTAGCCCGTGGACTCCAACCTTGGAGTACATTCGTGATGCTGTTACAAAGGCAACAGGGCAAACCTTCAACTTCGTCCTGATTAACAGGTGAGTCTGTCTACACTGCTATAGAAGATTCTACATctacaggggtgtattcattatgtCTTGCAATGATAACAGTTTACCGTTTAAGAACCAAATAGAAGCAAATGGAGCAAAACAGGGAGAGACCtacttgaatttgtccaatagttAGTAGTCCAATAGCTAGt contains these protein-coding regions:
- the alkbh2 gene encoding DNA oxidative demethylase ALKBH2 isoform X1, which translates into the protein MTYGKVNAQGFCHSMVGAIQHGLRAFSIILARWRLMDTFVSQTRKRNIDGTTDEQREPVLKKCKEEECNQGIVKEDVKEDAYLTEFSQSWQKIEAEGLDCDYALLFPKEEADCLYTQLEEEVVYLTGDKTKIQVFGKVYNVPRKQASCGDAGLTYTYSGVSLQASPWTPTLEYIRDAVTKATGQTFNFVLINRYKDGHDHMGEHRDDERELDPLCPIASVSLGAVRDFVFRHRESRGKQRRRQINPVKLELAHGSLLLINSPTNTHWYHSLPARKRVLTPRINLTFRRILQHGKK
- the alkbh2 gene encoding DNA oxidative demethylase ALKBH2 isoform X2; amino-acid sequence: MDTFVSQTRKRNIDGTTDEQREPVLKKCKEEECNQGIVKEDVKEDAYLTEFSQSWQKIEAEGLDCDYALLFPKEEADCLYTQLEEEVVYLTGDKTKIQVFGKVYNVPRKQASCGDAGLTYTYSGVSLQASPWTPTLEYIRDAVTKATGQTFNFVLINRYKDGHDHMGEHRDDERELDPLCPIASVSLGAVRDFVFRHRESRGKQRRRQINPVKLELAHGSLLLINSPTNTHWYHSLPARKRVLTPRINLTFRRILQHGKK